A region of Sugiyamaella lignohabitans strain CBS 10342 chromosome A, complete sequence DNA encodes the following proteins:
- the LSC2 gene encoding succinate--CoA ligase (GDP-forming) subunit beta (Beta subunit of succinyl-CoA ligase; succinyl-CoA ligase is a mitochondrial enzyme of the TCA cycle that catalyzes the nucleotide-dependent conversion of succinyl-CoA to succinate; GO_component: GO:0005739 - mitochondrion [Evidence IEA,IEA]; GO_component: GO:0005739 - mitochondrion [Evidence IDA] [PMID 14576278]; GO_component: GO:0005739 - mitochondrion [Evidence IDA] [PMID 16823961]; GO_component: GO:0005739 - mitochondrion [Evidence IDA] [PMID 9874242]; GO_function: GO:0005524 - ATP binding [Evidence IEA,IEA]; GO_function: GO:0003824 - catalytic activity [Evidence IEA]; GO_function: GO:0016874 - ligase activity [Evidence IEA]; GO_function: GO:0000166 - nucleotide binding [Evidence IEA]; GO_function: GO:0004775 - succinate-CoA ligase (ADP-forming) activity [Evidence IEA]; GO_function: GO:0004775 - succinate-CoA ligase (ADP-forming) activity [Evidence IDA,IMP,ISS] [PMID 9874242]; GO_process: GO:0008152 - metabolic process [Evidence IEA]; GO_process: GO:0006104 - succinyl-CoA metabolic process [Evidence TAS] [PMID 9175438]; GO_process: GO:0006104 - succinyl-CoA metabolic process [Evidence IDA] [PMID 9874242]; GO_process: GO:0006099 - tricarboxylic acid cycle [Evidence IEA,IEA]; GO_process: GO:0006099 - tricarboxylic acid cycle [Evidence TAS] [PMID 9175438]), translating to MFNATVRRAVARAGRPVAVPKRNLSLHEYRSAQILKDYGIAVPRGAASTTAEGAEKIAKDLGLEDMVIKAQVLAGGRGKGTFDSGLKGGVKLISSPYEAKMYAEQMLGHKLITKQTGAAGKEVTAVYVVEREFVRREAYLAVLMDRATQGPVIVASSQGGMDIEGVAKETPDAIHSFKVDIHEGVTDELALKVANSLGFSAKAVPEAAETVKKLYKVFKEKDATQIEINPLSETVENKVLAMDAKLGFDDNASFRQEEVWGWRDFTQEDPDEVEASKSNLNFIKLDGNIGCLVNGAGLAMATMDIIKLYGGDPANFLDCGGGATAKAIEKAFELITSESKVTAIFVNIFGGIVRCDNIAKGLIATTQNMSLNIPIVVRLQGTNLEEAQRLISESGLKIFSFTDLDEAAQKVCQLSKVVQMARDIDVNVSFELPL from the coding sequence ATGTTTAACGCTACAGTTCGTCGGGCAGTGGCCCGGGCTGGCCGTCCCGTGGCTGTGCCTAAGAGAAACCTCTCATTACACGAGTACCGTTCGGCCCAGATTTTGAAGGATTACGGCATTGCTGTTCCTAGAGGAGCAGCCTCGACTACTGCCGAGGGTGCTGAGAAGATTGCTAAGGATTTGGGTCTTGAGGATATGGTTATTAAGGCTCAGGttcttgctggtggtagAGGTAAAGGTACTTTCGACAGTGGTTTAAAGGGAGGTGTCAAGttgatttcttctccttATGAGGCCAAGATGTATGCTGAGCAGATGCTCGGTCACAAGCTTATTACCAAGCaaactggtgctgctggtaaagAAGTCACTGCTGTTTATGTCGTTGAACGTGAGTTTGTTCGTAGAGAAGCTTATCTCGCTGTTCTTATGGACAGAGCTACTCAAGGACCTGTTATTGTCGCCTCTTCTCAAGGTGGTATGGATATTGAGGGTGTTGCTAAGGAGACTCCTGATGCTATTCATTCCTTCAAGGTCGATATCCACGAGGGAGTTACTGACGAATTGGCTTTAAAGGTTGCTAATTCGCTTGGATTCTCTGCCAAGGCTGTTCctgaggctgctgagacTGTTAAGAAGCTTTATAAGGTGTTCAAGGAGAAGGATGCCACTCAAATCGAGATCAACCCTCTTTCCGAGACTGTTGAGAACAAGGTTTTGGCTATGGATGCCAAGCTTGGTTTTGATGACAATGCCTCTTTCCGTCAAGAGGAGGTTTGGGGATGGAGAGATTTCACTCAAGAAGATCCTGATGAGGTCGAGGCTTCGAAGTCTAACTTGAACTTTATCAAGCTCGATGGTAACATTGGATGTCTTGTTAATGGTGCTGGTCTTGCTATGGCCACTATGGATATTATCAAGCTCTATGGAGGAGACCCAGCTAACTTTTTGGActgtggtggtggtgctactgCCAAGGCTATTGAGAAGGCTTTCGAGCTCATTACCTCTGAGTCTAAGGTCACTGCtatcttcgtcaacatTTTCGGTGGTATCGTGAGATGTGACAACATCGCCAAGGGTCTGATTGCCACCACCCAGAACATGAGTCTCAACATCCCCATCGTGGTCCGTCTGCAAGGAACCAACCTCGAGGAGGCCCAACGTCTGATCTCCGAGTCCGGTCTCAAGATCTTCTCGTTCACCGACCTCGACGAGGCTGCTCAAAAGGTCTGTCAACTGTCCAAGGTCGTCCAAATGGCCCGTGACATCGACGTCAACGTCTCCTTTGAACTCCCCTTGTAA